A part of Anaerolineales bacterium genomic DNA contains:
- a CDS encoding hydrolase, giving the protein MEKSTLEIIPLVLGPVATNAYLMGEKNSHSAVVIDPAWDGELIAGEAKRRGWQIEQIWLTHAHFDHIGGVAALIRSVQPAPSIALNPADLALYRAQGGAALFGIRVEQGSEPSVHLKHGQTLRLGDRTFEVRHTPGHTPGHVIFYCAAEKVVFCGDVIFWGSIGRTDLPGGSYDTLIQSIRTQILSLSNDTRLLSGHGGETTVGVERRENPFLS; this is encoded by the coding sequence ATGGAAAAATCAACGCTAGAGATCATTCCACTTGTTTTAGGGCCGGTAGCTACCAATGCTTATCTGATGGGTGAGAAGAATAGCCATTCAGCGGTGGTGATCGACCCGGCATGGGACGGAGAGCTGATTGCGGGCGAAGCTAAACGGCGGGGTTGGCAGATCGAACAAATCTGGCTAACGCATGCCCACTTCGACCATATCGGCGGGGTGGCGGCTTTGATAAGAAGCGTACAGCCTGCTCCATCCATCGCCTTGAACCCCGCAGACCTGGCTTTATACCGCGCCCAGGGTGGGGCGGCATTGTTTGGCATACGGGTTGAACAGGGTTCTGAGCCAAGCGTGCATCTTAAACACGGGCAGACGTTGAGGCTGGGTGACCGCACCTTTGAAGTACGCCATACCCCTGGGCATACCCCCGGGCATGTGATTTTTTATTGTGCGGCAGAGAAGGTTGTGTTCTGCGGGGATGTGATCTTTTGGGGGAGCATTGGACGCACTGACTTACCCGGTGGCAGTTATGATACGCTCATACAAAGCATTCGCACGCAAATCCTCAGCCTGTCAAATGACACACGCCTGCTCTCGGGGCATGGGGGCGAGACGACGGTGGGGGTGGAGCGCCGCGAGAACCCGTTTTTATCTTGA
- the rny gene encoding ribonuclease Y — MNTGMVIVIALITMVAGIAIGYGLYYYLAKQQKARLQIKAENILTDAEEKAKEIELQAKDKALQIRQQADGEVSRRRSEISREEDRQQKRREEFDNRTDRLEKREAALNKRQSAVDKRANEIEKMYEDEMAELERISQMSQEDARGVLLSEVEKDARDDMARIIRQVEAEAQEDGDRRAREIITTAIQRVASDHVSEVTTSTVTIPSDEMKGRIIGRNGRNIHAFEQAAGVDVIVDDTPEAVTISCFDPVRREVARRSLAKLVLDGRIHPAHVEKVLKNEQKEVDHIIVEAGEQAAFDAGVPGLHPEITKMLGRLKFRTSYGQNQLDHAVEVARLSAVIASELGANVELAKAAGLLHDLGKAMDHNMEGTHAMLGAEFAKRYGVDPLVVNAIAAHHHEIEQESVEAAIAEAADAISGARPGARRESLEQYIQRVRALEDLANSFKGVSQSFALQAGREVRIFVKPEDIDDLESIRLARDIAKNIEETMHYPGQIKVTVIRETRAVDYAK, encoded by the coding sequence AGCAGCAGAAAGCGCGCTTGCAGATAAAAGCAGAAAATATCCTCACGGATGCTGAAGAAAAGGCTAAAGAAATCGAGTTGCAGGCCAAGGATAAGGCGCTCCAAATCCGTCAGCAAGCTGACGGAGAAGTCTCGCGTCGGCGTTCTGAGATCAGCCGTGAAGAAGACCGTCAGCAAAAGCGCCGAGAAGAGTTTGACAACCGTACCGATCGCCTGGAAAAACGTGAAGCGGCCCTGAACAAACGCCAGAGTGCGGTCGACAAACGAGCGAATGAAATTGAAAAGATGTATGAAGATGAGATGGCTGAGCTGGAGCGCATCTCCCAGATGTCCCAGGAAGATGCCCGAGGTGTCTTGCTATCTGAAGTGGAAAAGGATGCTCGTGATGATATGGCGCGCATCATCCGCCAGGTAGAAGCTGAAGCCCAGGAAGACGGTGATAGACGGGCGCGCGAGATCATCACTACTGCCATCCAACGCGTCGCTTCTGACCATGTCAGTGAAGTGACTACTTCGACGGTGACCATCCCATCCGACGAAATGAAAGGCCGCATCATCGGACGGAATGGCCGCAACATCCATGCCTTTGAACAGGCGGCAGGTGTGGACGTGATTGTTGACGACACACCTGAGGCGGTGACGATCTCTTGTTTCGACCCGGTGCGTCGTGAAGTGGCTCGCCGCTCCCTGGCCAAGCTGGTGCTGGATGGTCGCATCCACCCTGCCCATGTTGAAAAGGTATTAAAGAATGAGCAAAAAGAAGTAGATCACATCATTGTCGAGGCTGGCGAGCAAGCAGCCTTCGATGCAGGCGTACCCGGACTGCATCCTGAGATCACCAAGATGCTTGGGCGACTGAAGTTTCGCACATCCTATGGGCAAAACCAGCTCGACCATGCCGTAGAAGTCGCCCGGCTTTCCGCCGTCATTGCCTCTGAGCTGGGGGCTAACGTTGAATTAGCCAAGGCTGCCGGCTTATTGCACGACCTGGGCAAAGCCATGGACCACAACATGGAAGGCACACACGCCATGCTTGGCGCAGAATTTGCCAAACGTTATGGTGTCGACCCGTTGGTCGTCAATGCTATTGCCGCACACCACCACGAAATTGAGCAGGAATCGGTTGAAGCAGCCATCGCCGAAGCCGCCGACGCCATCTCAGGGGCGCGCCCCGGAGCCCGTCGTGAGAGCCTGGAGCAGTACATCCAGCGCGTGCGCGCCCTCGAAGATCTGGCTAATTCATTCAAGGGAGTCAGCCAGAGTTTCGCCTTGCAAGCGGGGCGTGAAGTGCGTATCTTTGTCAAGCCTGAAGATATCGATGACCTGGAATCGATCCGCCTGGCGCGTGACATCGCCAAGAACATCGAAGAAACCATGCATTATCCTGGTCAAATCAAGGTGACTGTCATCCGCGAGACGCGCGCCGTCGATTACGCCAAATAA